One Fusobacterium ulcerans DNA segment encodes these proteins:
- a CDS encoding Eco57I restriction-modification methylase domain-containing protein has product MKEEYNYSIYTPHKIAKEIIEQAFKCYFGENKTLKKLKNVKLGDLSCGNGNLLLIALEKLLEVSKEITGEYFFVSSWITGFDINEEAVKLTMVRGRELLKKYGLAGEVNVLCCNSLEIENMKFNILLGNPPYLGEKNNKSIFQEIRETEFGKKYYEARMDYFYFFIEKGIEILEDEGIMAYITTNYWLRADSGKKLRQVLKENGNFLEIKNYDNSVFTKAVGQHNIIFLWEKDKKKDKKVKINIPEKDFEIKNSLLYDDSGKIVLADEEALKFNKKILKMSNYKMKDLVNVNQGIVSGLDKAYIFEEYREEFKDFLKPFYKNKDIGKYTNEKNSFWILYLDEKAVPDETVMEHLKKYQDKLSQRREVKTGSINWWELQWAREREIFTKPKILVRQRCKTNQFSYDDGEFYGSADIYFITKKSDELSLFYILGYINSEVFLQWFKYNGKIKGKNFEFYSTPLKETPVYYSENKKEIIYIEELVKKQIKSFSQEREKEINDYFRKKMM; this is encoded by the coding sequence ATGAAAGAAGAGTATAATTACAGTATTTATACCCCTCATAAGATAGCAAAGGAAATCATAGAACAAGCATTTAAATGCTATTTTGGTGAGAACAAAACTCTGAAAAAATTAAAAAATGTAAAACTGGGAGATCTTTCCTGCGGAAATGGAAATCTTTTATTGATAGCTTTAGAGAAACTTCTTGAGGTATCTAAAGAGATAACAGGAGAGTATTTTTTTGTGAGCTCTTGGATTACAGGTTTTGATATAAATGAAGAAGCAGTGAAACTCACTATGGTAAGAGGAAGAGAACTGCTGAAGAAGTATGGACTTGCTGGGGAAGTAAATGTGTTGTGCTGCAACTCATTAGAAATAGAAAATATGAAATTTAATATACTTTTAGGAAATCCTCCATATTTGGGAGAAAAGAATAATAAAAGCATATTTCAGGAAATAAGAGAAACAGAGTTTGGAAAAAAATATTATGAAGCTAGAATGGACTATTTTTATTTCTTTATAGAAAAAGGGATTGAGATATTAGAAGATGAAGGAATAATGGCATATATTACTACTAATTACTGGCTGAGAGCTGACAGCGGCAAAAAGCTCAGACAGGTATTAAAGGAAAATGGAAATTTTCTGGAAATAAAGAATTATGACAATTCAGTATTTACTAAAGCTGTTGGACAGCATAATATAATATTTCTTTGGGAAAAAGATAAAAAGAAAGATAAAAAAGTAAAAATAAATATTCCTGAAAAAGATTTTGAAATAAAAAATTCATTATTATATGATGACAGTGGAAAAATAGTTCTGGCTGATGAAGAGGCCCTTAAATTTAATAAGAAAATTTTGAAAATGTCTAATTATAAAATGAAAGATTTAGTCAATGTTAATCAGGGGATTGTTTCTGGACTAGATAAGGCATATATATTTGAAGAATATAGGGAGGAATTTAAAGATTTTTTGAAGCCTTTTTATAAAAATAAAGATATAGGAAAATATACAAATGAAAAGAACAGCTTCTGGATACTGTATTTAGATGAAAAAGCTGTTCCTGATGAAACTGTTATGGAGCATTTGAAAAAATATCAAGACAAGCTTTCACAGAGAAGAGAAGTAAAGACAGGAAGTATTAATTGGTGGGAGCTTCAATGGGCAAGGGAAAGAGAGATATTCACTAAACCTAAAATATTGGTGCGTCAAAGATGTAAAACCAATCAGTTTTCATATGATGATGGAGAGTTTTATGGAAGTGCAGATATATATTTTATAACAAAAAAAAGTGATGAACTAAGTCTTTTTTACATACTGGGCTACATAAATTCAGAAGTTTTTTTGCAATGGTTCAAATATAATGGTAAGATAAAAGGGAAGAATTTTGAATTTTATTCTACCCCTTTAAAAGAGACACCTGTATATTATTCTGAAAATAAAAAAGAGATAATATACATAGAAGAACTGGTAAAAAAACAAATAAAAAGTTTTTCTCAGGAAAGAGAAAAGGAAATAAACGATTATTTTAGAAAAAAAATGATGTAG
- the murJ gene encoding murein biosynthesis integral membrane protein MurJ: protein MFRSGLLVMIITMVSRVLGLVRATIIAYYFGASGATDAYFSAFKISNFFRQLLGEGALGSSFIPLYNEKIEIEGEEKGKEFIYSILNLIFVFSTIVTLLMIIFSQDIINLIVNGFPTETKILASQLLKIMSVYFIFISLSGMICAMLNNFKQFAIPASTSIFFNLAIILASMGFSKTFGISALAYGVVLGGAFQLLIVLPSFFKIVKGYSFKINWKDPYLKKIFILMCPMLVGIVARQVNTIVDQVFASYLQEGGVTALENATRLYLLPVGVFGVSISTVIFPVLSKAVARNDLKTAENNIVKGLNILLFLIIPSTAVLTFYSTDVIRLTLSYGKFGEEAVKVTSEALLYYSLGLYFYTAIYLMTRAFYSVKNSSYPVRFSIVSIIINIVLNFALIKPMAYRGLALSTSIASGVNFVLLVYVFRKKYMEFPLKRSLIFFGKVILTTAVALGASYYVHNTIIKLVVFSAVYMVFWAKSLIKNKMEVF from the coding sequence TAATGATAATAACAATGGTGAGCAGAGTGCTTGGACTTGTAAGAGCAACTATTATAGCTTACTATTTTGGGGCTTCTGGGGCAACAGATGCCTACTTTAGTGCTTTTAAAATAAGTAATTTCTTTAGACAATTACTGGGAGAGGGAGCTTTGGGAAGCTCATTCATCCCTTTATATAATGAGAAAATAGAGATAGAAGGGGAAGAAAAAGGAAAAGAATTCATATATTCTATATTGAATCTTATTTTTGTTTTCAGTACCATTGTAACTCTTTTAATGATAATATTTTCACAGGATATAATAAACCTCATTGTAAATGGGTTTCCAACAGAAACAAAAATACTAGCATCACAACTTTTAAAAATAATGTCAGTGTACTTTATATTTATAAGTCTTTCTGGAATGATATGTGCAATGCTGAATAACTTTAAGCAGTTTGCTATACCAGCTTCAACTTCAATATTTTTTAATCTTGCTATAATTCTGGCTTCAATGGGATTCAGCAAGACTTTTGGTATATCAGCTTTAGCATATGGAGTGGTTTTAGGAGGGGCATTTCAGCTTTTAATAGTACTTCCATCATTCTTTAAAATAGTAAAAGGATATTCTTTTAAAATAAATTGGAAAGATCCATATCTGAAAAAAATATTTATACTTATGTGTCCTATGCTGGTAGGAATAGTTGCCAGACAGGTAAATACAATAGTAGATCAGGTATTTGCTTCATATCTGCAAGAGGGGGGAGTTACTGCTCTTGAGAATGCAACAAGATTATATCTGCTTCCAGTGGGAGTATTTGGAGTATCTATATCTACAGTCATATTCCCTGTGCTGTCAAAGGCAGTAGCAAGAAATGATTTAAAGACAGCAGAAAATAATATTGTTAAAGGATTAAATATACTTCTTTTCCTTATTATTCCATCAACAGCAGTGTTGACATTTTATTCAACTGATGTAATCAGATTGACTCTTTCTTATGGAAAGTTTGGAGAAGAAGCTGTAAAAGTTACATCAGAAGCTCTCTTATATTATTCACTTGGATTATATTTCTATACAGCAATATATTTAATGACAAGAGCATTTTACAGTGTAAAGAATAGTTCTTATCCTGTGAGATTCTCTATTGTTTCTATTATTATAAACATAGTGCTTAACTTTGCTTTGATAAAGCCAATGGCATACAGAGGACTTGCACTTTCTACATCTATAGCTTCAGGAGTAAATTTTGTCCTTCTTGTATATGTATTCAGAAAAAAATATATGGAGTTTCCATTAAAAAGATCACTTATATTCTTTGGAAAGGTAATACTCACTACAGCAGTTGCTTTAGGAGCAAGTTATTATGTACATAATACTATAATTAAATTAGTTGTATTTTCAGCAGTATATATGGTATTCTGGGCGAAGTCTCTTATAAAAAATAAAATGGAAGTGTTTTAA
- the corA gene encoding magnesium/cobalt transporter CorA encodes MNDSSNRKKKVGLPPGSIIYTGEDSNHKISIEVFSYNDSIIKKENYSEDDDFGFDKNFRGVTWVNIDGIHNIPLIKKVGEMYDLDNLVLEDLVNSTQRAKVEEREDYLFIVMKMLNLNLISKEIGYEQVSFILGEDYLLTFQESPGDIFDTIRARIESHNSKMRKKSVGYLAYTIIDTIVDNYFLILDEVELEIDRLESKVIDNSDKDDLQSIMTLKQKVTTLKRSISPIRELIAKLQSKGLTEYFNDDIKIYLTDLYDHGIIVCDTLDILNSRVTELVQLYHSTISNGMNEVMKILAIISTIFMPLSFLASLYGMNFKYMPELEWRDGYYAILCIMFILVLGMLAYFKRKKWL; translated from the coding sequence ATGAACGATTCATCAAATAGAAAAAAGAAGGTGGGGCTTCCTCCGGGGAGTATAATTTATACTGGTGAAGATTCCAACCATAAAATATCTATTGAAGTGTTTTCATATAATGACAGTATAATAAAAAAAGAGAATTATAGTGAAGATGATGACTTTGGTTTTGATAAAAATTTCAGAGGAGTTACCTGGGTAAATATAGATGGTATCCATAATATCCCACTAATAAAAAAAGTAGGAGAAATGTACGATCTGGACAATCTGGTACTAGAAGACCTTGTAAACAGCACTCAAAGAGCGAAGGTAGAGGAACGTGAGGATTATCTATTTATAGTAATGAAGATGTTGAATCTAAATCTTATTTCAAAAGAAATAGGATATGAGCAGGTATCATTCATACTAGGAGAAGATTATCTTCTTACATTTCAGGAAAGTCCAGGGGATATTTTTGATACTATAAGAGCCAGAATAGAGTCTCATAATTCTAAAATGAGAAAGAAAAGCGTGGGATATCTTGCTTATACAATAATAGATACAATAGTTGACAATTATTTTCTTATATTAGATGAGGTAGAATTGGAAATAGATCGTTTAGAGTCTAAAGTTATAGACAATTCAGATAAAGATGATCTTCAGTCTATAATGACTCTCAAACAGAAAGTAACAACTTTAAAAAGATCAATATCACCAATCAGAGAACTTATAGCTAAATTACAGTCAAAAGGACTTACAGAATATTTTAATGATGATATAAAAATATATCTGACAGACTTATATGATCACGGTATAATTGTATGTGATACTTTGGATATATTAAACAGCAGAGTAACTGAACTTGTTCAGCTATATCATTCCACTATCAGTAATGGAATGAATGAGGTTATGAAAATACTTGCAATTATATCTACAATATTTATGCCATTAAGTTTTTTAGCAAGCTTATATGGTATGAACTTTAAATATATGCCTGAATTGGAGTGGCGTGATGGATACTATGCAATTCTATGCATCATGTTTATTTTGGTTTTAGGGATGCTTGCGTACTTTAAAAGAAAAAAATGGTTGTAG